In Prosthecomicrobium sp. N25, one DNA window encodes the following:
- a CDS encoding glycoside hydrolase family 15 protein, whose amino-acid sequence MDGRSYFTLTTANGFNVTLVDARSGLPYAFLDHPYRYLRPVPDERHFGIERRNLLAGMAFAADGSPFGPVEQAGYVEETGMVRSRFAGGAELTVVAPFGLRANGALFVAEAAGAGRLTAEFAFHLGLPPVADPFWQSPFGVVRAGGSTVLRDLGPAARLQSGPGVGAFLHVPLGPTRFAAAGADRPETVSLESQAGTLAVLVVYLDDPALAPAAMAEVSRWLQDRDPAALLAAELSGWRDWRRPTPDWLQTAEERMVWRQSEAVLRMGQVAELAVDGMILAALPPGEWSIGWVRDGCYATVALAHAGYIEEARRSLDFYLRRGRAGRYRKWVGDVPYRISLTRYFGDGQEEADYAEHDTPNIELDGWGLVLWAAGEFLEASADIGWLAEQLGDASLYDVLEEEIARALAAQVEPDSLVVRADSSIWEVHQEHARHFLYTSATAARGLNDFARIAERFGRPAHAARYRSLARSVAAAIPVRFAGGPDGALLGARERSLETDVDGAVFELFALGVPADLEAPYALATYRHLEALRVPSGGYCRNLGPEAYGASEWGFVNLRVAGLSARRGHHDRARALLDLTTRRAAANFGLIAETYGVAPFEVPGRYTGSTPMVGYGAGLYLLAQMEVAGVLAPPEPVAG is encoded by the coding sequence ATGGACGGCCGCAGCTACTTCACCCTGACCACCGCCAACGGCTTCAACGTCACCCTGGTGGATGCCCGGTCGGGATTGCCCTACGCCTTCCTCGACCATCCGTATCGCTATCTCCGGCCGGTGCCGGACGAGCGACACTTCGGGATCGAGCGGCGCAACCTTCTCGCCGGCATGGCCTTCGCCGCCGACGGCAGTCCGTTCGGGCCGGTCGAGCAGGCCGGCTATGTCGAGGAAACCGGCATGGTGCGCAGCCGCTTCGCCGGCGGCGCCGAACTGACCGTCGTCGCCCCGTTCGGCCTGCGCGCGAACGGCGCGCTCTTCGTCGCCGAGGCAGCGGGGGCCGGTCGCCTGACGGCCGAGTTCGCGTTCCATCTCGGATTGCCGCCGGTCGCCGATCCCTTCTGGCAGAGCCCCTTCGGGGTCGTCCGGGCGGGCGGCAGCACGGTGCTCCGGGATCTCGGACCGGCCGCCCGTCTCCAGAGCGGCCCCGGGGTGGGCGCCTTCCTCCATGTCCCCCTCGGACCGACGCGATTCGCCGCCGCGGGCGCGGACCGGCCCGAGACCGTGTCGCTGGAGAGCCAGGCCGGCACCCTGGCGGTCCTCGTCGTCTACCTGGACGACCCCGCCCTCGCGCCCGCCGCCATGGCCGAGGTGTCCCGATGGCTCCAGGACCGAGATCCCGCCGCGCTGCTGGCAGCCGAACTGAGTGGCTGGCGCGACTGGCGGCGGCCGACCCCGGACTGGCTGCAGACCGCCGAGGAGCGGATGGTCTGGCGGCAGTCCGAGGCGGTGCTCAGGATGGGCCAGGTCGCCGAGCTCGCGGTCGACGGGATGATCCTGGCGGCCCTGCCCCCCGGCGAGTGGTCGATCGGCTGGGTCCGCGACGGCTGCTACGCCACGGTGGCGCTCGCCCACGCCGGCTACATCGAGGAAGCCCGTCGCTCGCTCGACTTCTATCTCCGCCGCGGCAGAGCCGGCCGTTACCGGAAGTGGGTCGGCGACGTGCCCTACCGAATTTCGCTCACCCGGTACTTCGGCGACGGGCAGGAGGAGGCCGACTACGCCGAGCACGATACGCCCAACATCGAGCTCGACGGCTGGGGCCTCGTGCTCTGGGCGGCCGGCGAATTCTTGGAGGCTTCGGCCGACATCGGCTGGCTCGCGGAGCAACTCGGGGACGCCAGCCTCTACGACGTCCTGGAGGAGGAGATCGCCCGCGCGCTCGCCGCGCAGGTGGAGCCCGACAGCCTGGTGGTGCGGGCCGACTCGTCCATCTGGGAAGTGCACCAGGAGCATGCCCGCCACTTCCTCTACACCAGCGCGACCGCCGCACGCGGCCTCAACGACTTCGCGCGGATCGCCGAGCGCTTCGGGCGCCCGGCCCACGCCGCGCGCTACCGTTCCCTCGCCCGGTCGGTGGCGGCCGCCATTCCCGTCCGTTTTGCAGGCGGGCCGGACGGAGCGCTCCTCGGCGCGCGCGAACGCAGCCTGGAGACGGACGTGGACGGCGCCGTCTTCGAGCTGTTCGCGCTCGGCGTTCCCGCCGACCTGGAGGCGCCTTACGCGCTGGCCACCTACCGGCACCTGGAGGCGCTTCGCGTGCCCTCAGGGGGCTATTGCCGCAATCTCGGCCCGGAGGCCTACGGGGCGAGCGAATGGGGCTTCGTCAATCTGCGCGTCGCCGGCCTCTCGGCCCGGCGAGGGCACCACGACAGGGCGCGTGCGCTCCTCGACCTGACGACGCGGCGCGCGGCGGCGAATTTCGGCCTGATCGCGGAGACCTACGGCGTCGCCCCCTTCGAGGTGCCGGGCCGCTACACCGGCTCGACCCCGATGGTCGGCTACGGCGCGGGGCTCTACCTGCTCGCGCAGATGGAGGTCGCCGGCGTCCTCGCCCCGCCCGAGCCGGTCGCCGGCTAG
- a CDS encoding ABC transporter ATP-binding protein/permease, with the protein MEQQDEPRPEPRVPGENLLPLLGGFIGLVRRCDDLAARRRVGLTTLGLAGVIVANTLVQTRLNTWQGGFYDSIEGRDVAAFLHQIMVYVAIASTLLVLVVAQTWGVERLKIGIRRIVTHRLLDSWLVPKRTYLLAYAGEGGANPDQRIHDDTRRLAELSADLGTSLFQSGLMLVTFVGVLWILSEQVGFPIGGRVVTIPGSMVWCAVAFALAGSWLTWRFGQPLIGLNQRRYEREAEFRLGLVRVNEAAEGITLYGGEADERRAIDRQVDGLLDAMGLIARQIARLTWVTSGYGWLALVVPLFAAAPGYFSGTLSLGGLMMVVNAFNQVQSSLRWFVDNFQRIADWQAALLRVEAIEDALESLAKTNGGNGHIVVEADSPTLEIQGLQVDISGGPASLEEKDLSVRAGDRILLVGDLRTGKSMVFLALAGLWTRGTGTIRMPPRDRVMFMPERPYLPPGTLRAALAYPQVPDRFPEHALREVLAEAGIAHLGAALEREGRWDRNLSLDEQQALAFARLMLHRPDWVFLDDAASAFDTEEARRMLAAVRRRLPDTAVIATSRNPDRLGFYDRTVLVSRVRSGTAAP; encoded by the coding sequence ATGGAGCAGCAGGACGAACCCCGACCCGAGCCCCGCGTGCCGGGCGAGAATCTCCTGCCATTGCTCGGCGGGTTCATCGGCCTCGTCCGGCGCTGCGACGACCTCGCCGCGCGCCGCCGTGTCGGCCTGACGACGCTCGGCCTCGCGGGCGTGATCGTCGCCAACACGCTCGTGCAGACCCGCCTCAACACCTGGCAGGGCGGATTCTATGACAGCATCGAGGGGCGCGACGTCGCCGCCTTCCTGCATCAGATCATGGTCTACGTCGCCATCGCAAGCACGCTCCTGGTGCTGGTCGTCGCCCAGACCTGGGGCGTCGAGCGCCTGAAGATCGGCATTCGCCGGATCGTCACCCATCGCCTGCTCGATTCCTGGCTCGTCCCCAAGCGGACCTACCTGCTCGCCTACGCGGGCGAGGGCGGCGCCAACCCGGACCAGCGCATTCACGACGACACCCGCCGCCTGGCGGAACTGAGCGCGGATCTCGGCACGAGCCTCTTCCAGTCGGGACTGATGCTGGTCACCTTCGTGGGCGTGCTGTGGATCCTGTCAGAGCAGGTCGGCTTCCCGATCGGCGGCCGGGTGGTGACCATCCCGGGCTCGATGGTGTGGTGCGCGGTCGCCTTCGCGCTCGCGGGATCGTGGCTGACGTGGCGCTTCGGCCAGCCGCTGATCGGCCTCAACCAGCGGCGCTACGAACGCGAGGCGGAGTTCCGGCTCGGCCTCGTGCGGGTGAACGAGGCGGCGGAGGGCATCACGCTCTACGGCGGCGAGGCCGACGAGCGCCGCGCCATTGATCGCCAGGTCGACGGCTTGCTGGACGCGATGGGGCTGATCGCGCGGCAGATCGCCCGGCTGACCTGGGTGACCTCCGGCTATGGCTGGCTCGCCCTCGTGGTCCCGCTCTTCGCGGCGGCGCCCGGCTACTTCTCCGGCACGCTCTCCCTGGGCGGGCTCATGATGGTGGTCAACGCCTTCAACCAGGTACAGTCCTCGCTGCGCTGGTTCGTCGACAATTTTCAGCGCATTGCCGACTGGCAGGCCGCGCTGCTGCGCGTGGAAGCGATCGAGGACGCGCTCGAAAGCCTCGCCAAGACGAACGGCGGCAACGGCCACATCGTGGTCGAGGCCGATTCGCCGACCCTCGAGATCCAGGGCCTGCAGGTCGATATCAGCGGCGGCCCGGCGAGCCTCGAGGAGAAGGACCTGTCGGTGCGCGCCGGGGATCGCATCCTTCTGGTCGGTGACCTGCGCACCGGCAAGAGCATGGTGTTCCTGGCGCTCGCCGGGCTCTGGACACGCGGCACCGGCACGATCCGGATGCCGCCGCGCGACCGGGTCATGTTCATGCCGGAACGCCCGTACCTGCCGCCCGGCACCCTGCGGGCCGCCCTCGCCTACCCGCAGGTGCCGGACCGTTTCCCCGAACATGCGCTGCGCGAGGTCCTGGCGGAGGCCGGCATCGCGCATCTCGGCGCCGCCCTCGAGCGCGAGGGCCGGTGGGACCGCAACCTCTCCCTCGACGAGCAGCAGGCGCTCGCCTTCGCACGGCTGATGCTGCACCGGCCGGACTGGGTCTTCCTCGACGATGCCGCGAGCGCCTTCGACACCGAGGAGGCGCGGCGGATGCTCGCCGCCGTCCGCCGCCGCCTGCCGGACACCGCCGTGATCGCCACCAGCCGCAATCCCGACCGGCTCGGCTTCTACGATCGCACGGTGCTGGTCTCGCGGGTGCGGAGCGGGACGGCGGCCCCTTGA
- a CDS encoding glycoside hydrolase family 3 N-terminal domain-containing protein, with amino-acid sequence MPKARAPQLSPALARLLARMSPEEKTGQLTMISIAGPPTGPVTDAPTLSGLARGEVGSVLNLVGRDRIEAVRRVAREESRLGIPIFTALDVVHGYRTVFPVPLGEAAAFDPDLWRATAAAAAGEAVRDGVDVTFAPMLDVCRDPRWGRIVEGAGEDPWVAARFARAKVEGFQGGGSGGRGLAATAKHFCAYGAVAAGRDYASADVSARTLEEVYLPPFRAAVEAGVAAIMPASVDIAGVPMTAHAGLIRDRLRGAWGFEGVVISDWTAIAELMAHGIAADEAEAAALALRAGVDIDMMSGIYRRGLPAALARGLVGAEDVDAAVARVLALKERLGLFDRAPHRIPPPQVDPRPLAREAAVRSAVLLRNRNHLLPLADGRTIALVGPFAGSGADAIGPWAGCGDPVEATTLAAALPDALPGSRILVSAGVDAVAPGRAGIEAAVEAARRADAVVLCLGEPAKFSGEATSRADPGLTGDQEALARAVLAVGRPTLLILTCGRPLIVPWLIEAVDAVLIGWFLGTEAGPALAELITGRREPTGRLPVTWPRHVGQIPIAFGARPTGRPFHPADPFTSRYVDLPNEPLFPFGAGTGYATLSLRGVSLSSDRIGPGQSVDVLAEVSNDGDREGTAVLFLFVRDVVAMPNRPLLELRGVARTIVAPGSTARIAFELRAEDLASLDETRPGPEPGRFEIRVGFDADRAGHRVAALDWVAEPIA; translated from the coding sequence GTGCCGAAGGCCCGCGCCCCGCAGCTCTCGCCCGCCCTCGCCCGCCTCCTCGCCCGGATGTCGCCGGAGGAGAAGACCGGGCAGCTCACCATGATCTCGATCGCAGGGCCACCCACCGGCCCGGTGACGGACGCCCCGACCCTCAGCGGTCTCGCGCGCGGGGAGGTGGGCAGCGTCCTCAACCTCGTCGGCCGCGACCGGATCGAGGCAGTCCGGCGCGTCGCCCGGGAGGAGAGCCGGCTCGGCATTCCCATCTTCACGGCGCTCGACGTCGTTCACGGCTACCGCACGGTCTTTCCGGTGCCGCTCGGCGAGGCGGCGGCCTTCGACCCGGACCTCTGGCGCGCCACCGCGGCCGCCGCGGCCGGGGAAGCGGTGCGGGACGGGGTCGACGTGACCTTCGCGCCGATGCTGGACGTCTGCCGCGATCCGCGGTGGGGACGGATCGTCGAGGGGGCCGGGGAGGATCCCTGGGTCGCCGCCCGCTTCGCGCGCGCCAAGGTGGAAGGCTTTCAGGGCGGGGGCTCTGGGGGCCGCGGCCTGGCGGCAACCGCGAAGCATTTCTGTGCCTACGGGGCGGTGGCGGCCGGGCGCGACTATGCCAGCGCGGACGTGTCCGCGCGCACGCTCGAGGAGGTCTACCTGCCGCCATTCCGCGCGGCGGTGGAGGCCGGGGTGGCCGCGATCATGCCGGCCTCCGTGGACATCGCCGGCGTGCCGATGACCGCCCATGCCGGGCTGATCAGGGATCGGCTGCGCGGCGCGTGGGGCTTCGAGGGCGTCGTCATCAGCGACTGGACCGCGATCGCGGAGCTGATGGCCCATGGCATCGCCGCCGACGAGGCGGAGGCCGCGGCGCTCGCCCTGCGCGCCGGCGTCGACATCGACATGATGAGCGGCATCTACCGTCGCGGCCTGCCCGCTGCCCTCGCGCGCGGGCTGGTCGGGGCGGAGGACGTCGACGCGGCCGTCGCACGCGTTCTCGCGCTCAAGGAGCGCCTCGGGCTCTTCGACCGCGCGCCGCACCGCATCCCGCCGCCTCAGGTGGACCCGCGTCCGCTCGCCCGCGAGGCCGCGGTCCGCTCCGCGGTGCTGCTGCGGAACAGGAACCATCTGCTGCCGCTGGCGGACGGCCGGACGATCGCGCTGGTCGGGCCCTTCGCCGGGTCCGGGGCGGACGCGATCGGGCCCTGGGCGGGCTGCGGCGACCCGGTCGAGGCCACGACCCTGGCGGCCGCCCTGCCGGATGCCCTGCCGGGGTCGCGGATCCTGGTCTCGGCGGGGGTCGACGCGGTGGCGCCCGGCCGCGCCGGCATCGAGGCGGCGGTCGAGGCCGCGCGCAGGGCCGACGCCGTGGTCCTCTGCCTCGGCGAGCCGGCCAAGTTCAGCGGGGAGGCGACCAGCCGGGCCGATCCGGGGCTCACCGGCGACCAGGAGGCGCTCGCCCGGGCGGTGCTCGCGGTAGGGCGGCCTACGCTCCTGATCCTGACCTGCGGCCGGCCCCTGATCGTGCCCTGGCTCATCGAGGCGGTCGACGCGGTCCTGATCGGCTGGTTCCTGGGAACCGAGGCGGGGCCGGCCCTCGCCGAGCTGATCACGGGCCGGCGCGAGCCGACGGGTCGCCTGCCGGTCACCTGGCCCCGCCATGTCGGCCAGATCCCGATCGCGTTCGGCGCGCGTCCGACCGGCCGCCCCTTCCATCCCGCGGACCCCTTCACCAGCCGCTACGTCGACCTGCCGAACGAGCCGCTGTTTCCCTTCGGCGCCGGCACCGGTTATGCGACGCTTTCCCTGCGGGGCGTGTCGCTGTCGTCCGACCGCATCGGCCCCGGGCAGAGCGTGGATGTCCTCGCCGAGGTGTCGAACGACGGCGACAGGGAGGGAACGGCGGTCCTGTTCCTGTTCGTGCGCGACGTGGTGGCGATGCCGAATCGCCCGCTCCTGGAGCTTCGCGGCGTCGCGCGGACGATCGTCGCCCCGGGGTCGACCGCCCGGATCGCCTTCGAGCTGCGCGCCGAGGACCTCGCCTCGCTCGACGAAACGCGCCCCGGCCCCGAGCCCGGCCGCTTCGAGATCCGGGTGGGCTTCGACGCGGACCGGGCCGGCCACCGCGTGGCGGCCCTGGATTGGGTGGCCGAACCGATCGCCTGA
- a CDS encoding efflux RND transporter periplasmic adaptor subunit, whose amino-acid sequence MPPPEVGVLTTVARETPLPLDYGGRVAGYREVEVRARVSGLLLKRHFNEGTRVVEGQTLFEIDPATYRAAAARAEAQLAQAEATLRAAEENFRRADELVKRGVSTEKQRDDAQSARDQGRAAVQVADAELQTARLNLGYTSVTAPASGTTAIEAPPVGTLVQAQTTLLTTITPLDPAYVNFSFTDEEAHTFREQNAQRATPLTEKDLSAELLLNGTRPYPLRGRIDISAQRVDPQTGTIQTRAVFANPEGVLLPGQFVRVVIHGITLPSAIVIPAQAVSQGPQGPAVFVVGANDVAQARPIRLGRQLPDGWIVLDGLKEGERVVVDGVIRVRPGAPVRPVAWTPKAEPAPRAGGAAR is encoded by the coding sequence ATGCCGCCGCCGGAGGTGGGCGTCCTCACCACGGTCGCCCGCGAGACGCCGCTTCCCCTCGACTATGGCGGACGGGTCGCCGGCTATCGCGAGGTCGAGGTGCGTGCGCGGGTCAGCGGACTCCTGCTCAAGCGCCATTTCAACGAGGGGACCCGGGTCGTCGAGGGCCAGACGCTGTTCGAGATCGACCCGGCCACCTACCGGGCGGCCGCCGCTCGAGCCGAGGCGCAACTCGCCCAGGCGGAGGCGACGCTGCGCGCGGCGGAAGAGAACTTCCGACGTGCGGACGAACTGGTGAAGCGGGGCGTCTCCACGGAAAAGCAGCGCGACGACGCCCAGTCGGCCCGCGACCAGGGCCGTGCGGCCGTGCAGGTCGCCGACGCCGAGCTACAGACGGCCCGGCTGAACCTCGGCTACACCTCCGTCACCGCTCCCGCCTCCGGCACCACCGCCATCGAGGCGCCGCCGGTCGGGACCCTCGTGCAGGCGCAGACGACCCTCCTGACGACCATCACGCCGCTCGACCCCGCCTATGTGAACTTCTCCTTCACGGACGAGGAGGCCCACACTTTCCGCGAGCAGAACGCGCAGCGGGCGACGCCCCTGACCGAGAAGGATCTCTCCGCCGAACTGCTCCTCAACGGCACCCGACCCTATCCCCTGCGCGGCCGGATCGACATTTCCGCCCAGCGCGTGGACCCGCAGACGGGGACCATCCAGACCCGCGCCGTCTTCGCCAACCCGGAGGGCGTGCTCCTGCCGGGCCAGTTCGTCCGGGTCGTCATCCACGGCATCACGCTTCCCTCCGCGATCGTGATTCCCGCCCAGGCGGTCTCCCAGGGACCGCAAGGTCCGGCGGTGTTCGTGGTCGGGGCCAACGACGTCGCCCAGGCCCGCCCGATCCGCCTCGGCCGGCAGCTCCCCGACGGCTGGATCGTGCTCGACGGCCTCAAGGAAGGCGAACGCGTGGTGGTCGACGGGGTCATCCGGGTCAGGCCCGGCGCTCCCGTCCGCCCCGTCGCCTGGACGCCGAAGGCCGAGCCGGCCCCGCGCGCGGGAGGGGCGGCCCGATGA
- a CDS encoding efflux RND transporter permease subunit: MSRFFIDRPIFASVLSIVILLAGLVSISVLPISQYPEIVPPEVVVQATYPGASAETIAETVAAPLEQQINGVEGMIYMTSTATGSGSMSLSVLFRTGTDPDQATIDVNNRVQRATALLPEEVRRQGVQVSKRSTSILQIIAMSSPGARYDPVFISNYALVNVIDELRRTPGVGDASLFAAANYAMRIWLRPDKVAQYGLTPSDIAAAIREQNAQFAAGRFGEEPMPGIQAFTYSVTTKGRLADPREFEQIILRSDSNGAALRLKDVARVELGAQTYSTDSTLNGAPTVPIGIYLQPGANALQVAAAVQTTMDRLSARFPDGIRYDVPFNTTRFIEVSVEEVVKTFVEAIVLVVMVVFLFLQNVRATFIPIIAVPVSIIGTFAGMYLLGFSINLFTLFGMILAIGIVVDDAIIVLENVERIMRTERLPPREAAIKAMDEVAGPVIAVVLVLCAVFVPVSFLGGLAGELYRQFAVTIAISVVISGIVALTLTPALCALLLKSAHHEPAAPFRAFNRGFDWLTERFLGGVTFFLRHAVAGLAVIAVMLGGTWWLFQTVPGGLVPQEDQGYVFVVTALPPAASLDRTLAITASVSAGIKENPAVADVVTIAGYDLLSGAQKTSSGISFVTLKDWAERERPEEDARRLAPGFAALNARFRDGVAIGFNPPAIQGLSTTGGFEFFLQDRSGGSLDSLNQATQRVIQAAARRPELADVSTTFNTGVPQYRIDVDREKAKALGVPISTIFDTMQSTFGSLYVNDFTLFGRSYQVSLSSEGEFRKQPDDLRHVFVRSTNGTMVPLNVLLAVVRITGPDIVNRFNVFPAAKVQGSPAPGYSSGQAIAAMQAVVSETLSSDYTIGWTGSAYQELETAGTGNTAFLFGLLLVFLILAAQYERWSLPLAVVTAVPFAVFGAILAIWLRGIENDIYFQVGLVTLIGLAAKNAILIVEFAAERFREGLSAFDAARDAARLRFRPIVMTSLAFILGVVPLAISTGAGSASRHSVGTGVIGGMLAATFLAVLFVPMFFRLLTRDRRPAPEPQAAEPSR, translated from the coding sequence ATCTCCCGCTTCTTCATCGACCGGCCGATCTTCGCCTCCGTCCTTTCCATCGTCATCCTTCTCGCCGGGCTCGTGTCGATCAGCGTCCTGCCGATCTCCCAGTATCCCGAAATCGTGCCCCCGGAGGTCGTCGTGCAGGCGACCTATCCGGGCGCGAGCGCCGAGACCATCGCGGAGACCGTGGCGGCGCCGCTCGAGCAGCAGATCAACGGCGTCGAGGGCATGATCTACATGACGTCCACCGCGACGGGGTCGGGGAGCATGAGCCTCTCGGTCCTGTTCCGGACGGGCACCGATCCCGACCAGGCGACGATCGACGTCAACAACCGTGTCCAGCGGGCGACGGCGCTCCTGCCCGAGGAGGTCCGCCGACAGGGCGTGCAGGTCAGCAAGCGATCGACCTCGATCCTGCAGATCATCGCCATGTCGTCGCCGGGGGCGCGCTACGACCCGGTCTTCATCTCCAACTACGCCCTCGTCAACGTCATCGACGAACTGCGCCGGACGCCGGGCGTCGGCGACGCCTCGCTGTTCGCGGCGGCGAACTACGCCATGCGGATCTGGCTGAGGCCCGACAAGGTGGCCCAGTACGGCCTGACGCCGAGCGACATCGCGGCGGCGATCCGCGAGCAGAACGCCCAATTCGCCGCCGGCCGCTTCGGCGAGGAGCCGATGCCGGGGATCCAGGCCTTCACGTATTCGGTGACCACCAAGGGCCGGCTCGCCGACCCCCGGGAGTTCGAACAGATCATCCTGCGCTCGGACTCGAACGGCGCCGCGCTGCGGCTGAAGGACGTCGCGCGGGTGGAACTCGGGGCGCAGACCTACTCGACCGACTCCACGCTGAACGGCGCCCCGACGGTCCCGATCGGCATCTACCTGCAGCCCGGCGCCAACGCCCTGCAGGTCGCCGCCGCGGTCCAGACCACCATGGACCGGCTCTCCGCGCGCTTTCCGGACGGCATACGGTACGACGTCCCGTTCAACACGACGCGCTTCATCGAGGTCTCGGTGGAGGAGGTGGTGAAGACCTTCGTCGAGGCGATCGTGCTGGTCGTTATGGTGGTCTTCCTCTTCCTGCAGAACGTGCGGGCGACCTTCATTCCCATCATCGCGGTCCCAGTCTCCATCATCGGGACCTTCGCGGGGATGTACCTGCTCGGCTTCTCGATCAACCTGTTCACGCTGTTCGGCATGATCCTGGCGATCGGCATCGTGGTCGACGACGCCATCATCGTGCTGGAGAACGTCGAGCGCATCATGAGGACCGAGCGGCTGCCGCCGCGCGAGGCCGCCATCAAGGCGATGGACGAGGTGGCCGGGCCGGTGATCGCGGTCGTGCTCGTGCTCTGCGCGGTGTTCGTGCCGGTCTCCTTCCTGGGCGGGCTGGCCGGCGAGCTCTACCGGCAGTTCGCCGTCACCATCGCGATCTCGGTCGTGATCTCCGGCATCGTCGCGCTGACCTTGACGCCGGCGCTCTGCGCGCTCCTCCTGAAGAGCGCGCACCACGAGCCCGCGGCGCCCTTCCGGGCCTTCAACCGGGGATTCGACTGGCTGACGGAGCGGTTCCTCGGCGGGGTGACGTTCTTCCTCCGACACGCCGTCGCCGGGCTCGCGGTCATCGCGGTGATGCTCGGCGGCACCTGGTGGCTGTTCCAGACGGTCCCGGGCGGCCTCGTGCCGCAGGAGGACCAGGGCTACGTCTTCGTCGTCACGGCGCTGCCGCCGGCCGCCTCGCTCGACCGGACCCTGGCGATCACGGCGTCGGTCAGCGCCGGCATCAAGGAGAATCCGGCGGTCGCCGACGTCGTAACGATCGCGGGCTACGACCTCCTGTCGGGCGCGCAGAAGACGAGCTCCGGCATCTCCTTCGTCACCCTCAAGGACTGGGCCGAGCGCGAGCGGCCGGAGGAGGACGCGCGCCGGCTGGCGCCGGGCTTCGCGGCCCTCAACGCCCGCTTCCGAGACGGGGTCGCCATCGGCTTCAACCCACCGGCGATCCAGGGGCTCAGCACCACGGGCGGCTTCGAGTTCTTCCTGCAGGACCGTAGCGGCGGCAGCCTCGACTCGCTCAACCAGGCGACGCAGCGGGTCATCCAGGCCGCGGCACGGCGGCCGGAACTGGCGGACGTCTCGACCACCTTCAACACGGGCGTCCCGCAGTACCGCATCGACGTCGACCGCGAGAAGGCCAAGGCGCTCGGGGTCCCGATCAGCACCATCTTCGACACGATGCAGTCGACCTTCGGGAGCCTCTACGTCAACGACTTCACCCTGTTCGGGCGCAGCTACCAGGTCAGCCTCTCCTCCGAGGGCGAGTTCCGCAAGCAGCCCGACGACCTGCGTCACGTCTTCGTGCGCTCGACCAACGGCACCATGGTGCCGCTCAACGTCCTCCTGGCGGTGGTCCGCATCACCGGGCCGGACATCGTCAACCGGTTCAACGTCTTCCCGGCCGCGAAAGTGCAGGGATCCCCGGCGCCGGGCTACTCGTCGGGCCAGGCGATTGCCGCCATGCAGGCGGTAGTCTCCGAGACCCTCTCGTCCGACTACACGATCGGATGGACGGGCTCGGCCTACCAGGAGCTCGAGACCGCCGGCACGGGCAACACCGCCTTCCTGTTCGGGCTCCTGCTGGTGTTCCTGATCCTGGCGGCCCAGTACGAGCGCTGGTCACTGCCGCTGGCCGTCGTCACGGCCGTGCCCTTCGCGGTCTTCGGTGCCATCCTGGCGATCTGGCTCCGGGGCATCGAGAACGACATCTACTTCCAGGTCGGCCTCGTCACGCTGATCGGGCTGGCCGCCAAGAACGCCATCCTGATCGTGGAATTCGCCGCCGAGCGCTTCCGCGAAGGACTTTCGGCCTTCGACGCAGCCCGCGACGCCGCGCGGCTCCGCTTCCGGCCGATCGTCATGACCTCGCTCGCCTTCATCCTCGGCGTCGTGCCGCTGGCGATCTCGACGGGCGCAGGCTCGGCCAGCCGGCATTCGGTCGGCACCGGCGTCATCGGGGGCATGCTGGCGGCGACGTTCCTGGCCGTCCTCTTCGTCCCGATGTTCTTCCGCCTGCTGACCCGGGACCGCCGCCCGGCGCCGGAGCCCCAGGCGGCCGAGCCGTCCCGCTGA
- a CDS encoding sulfotransferase family protein produces the protein MSLAVIGAGVGRTGTYSLKLALEALGLGPCHHMEEVIKMPERQIPLWTRAVHGDADWGAIYDGYRSAVDWPTAGFWRELSAAYPDAKVILTTRNPDDWIASFEPTIQQLISGAFAVPPHMEPWLAMARGALARNGVTADLDRAGLRRAFEAHEAEVRASLPADRLLVYRVREGWGPLCAFLGVDVPDAPYPVSNSREEFWERIAKNA, from the coding sequence ATGAGTCTGGCCGTGATCGGCGCCGGTGTCGGGCGCACGGGAACGTATTCGCTGAAGCTTGCGCTCGAGGCCCTGGGGCTCGGCCCCTGCCACCACATGGAGGAGGTCATCAAGATGCCGGAGCGGCAGATCCCGCTCTGGACCCGCGCCGTCCACGGCGATGCGGACTGGGGCGCCATCTACGACGGCTACCGATCGGCCGTGGATTGGCCGACCGCCGGCTTCTGGCGCGAGCTGTCGGCCGCCTACCCGGACGCCAAGGTGATCCTCACCACCCGCAATCCCGACGACTGGATCGCCAGCTTCGAGCCGACCATCCAGCAATTGATCTCGGGCGCCTTCGCGGTTCCGCCGCACATGGAGCCCTGGCTGGCGATGGCGCGCGGCGCCCTGGCACGGAACGGCGTCACCGCCGACCTCGACCGGGCAGGCCTGAGGCGCGCCTTCGAGGCCCACGAGGCGGAGGTCCGGGCGAGCCTGCCGGCCGACCGGCTGCTCGTCTACCGCGTCCGCGAGGGCTGGGGCCCCCTCTGCGCCTTCCTCGGCGTGGACGTGCCCGATGCCCCCTACCCCGTCAGCAATTCGCGCGAGGAATTCTGGGAGCGCATCGCCAAGAACGCCTGA